Part of the Fusibacter sp. A1 genome is shown below.
AGACCAAGATCCGCTCCGACTTCTTTTGTCAGCCTAGCCACTTTATCAAGATGCGTCGAACCGCAGTCCTTGTTGATGTTAAGCCCGTCCGGATGGTTGTTGATCACGACGACTTCAGCGCCAAGTTCCCTTAAGGTGCTCGGTGCCACTTCAAAGCTCGCCCCGTTAGCGCAGTCCATCGCTATCTTAAGACCTGTCAGGTCTCCTGTGACGGTTTCTTTCACTTTTGTCGCATAGACATGATTGGCCTCAAAATGGTGGATACGTCTACCGACCTTGGTGCCGCCGATTTCTTGCTCGTACTCGATGGCTCCGCTGATAAGACCTTCGATCTCATCTTCTTGCTCGTCAGTAAGTTTGAATCCGTTACCGCTGAAAAACTTGATTCCATTGAACTCCACAGGATTGTGGCTCGCAGAAATCATCACACCGGCATCCGCATTGTAGTGCTTGATCAGATGCGGTATAGCAGGCGTCGGTGTAACCCCGACAAGATATGCGTCGCAACCGGCCGACATGATCCCCGCCATCAGGGACGCTTCAAGCATATAACCCGATACGCGCGTGTCTTTACCGATAACGATACGAGCGCCCTTCTTGCCTTTTGACAACACATACGCGCCGTATTTTCCTAATTTAAAAGCTAGCTCCGAAGTCAGTTCCACGTTAGCAACGCCCCTAACCCCGTCAGTACCAAATAATCTACTCATTGATAACTCCCTATTCTAATCGATTGATATTATACTTCCAGTTGTAACATTCATCCTTCTAATTATAACGTTTATCCCACCATTTTAAAAGCGCAGAAAATTTGGTCGTTTGGTAACCGTCAGAAGTAGCTATTCTTTATGTCCTTGTACGGGTAGGCTTTATGTCTACCCACCCTTAAAACAGTTTTTAGCATTTATTCAATTCGTGTCTCAGTGCCCTCAGAAAGCGCAGCGTCTCACCATAGTGGACATTTGAAATACTGACAAGCGTCTGATGCTATCTTAGATATGCGACTAAAGCCTTGCAACAAAAAATTCTCCGTGTGGTTTTCAAATTAAAAGCTCTTCCCCCTCACCAAACACCCCATCCCCGCCAATCAAAAAGAACAGCCGAAATCGGCTGTTCCTTTATTTGCTGCGAATTTTATGAAACGAGCGCAGCTCCTCGTGTGAGGGCTTCTTCATTCATTGGTAGCAAGTGAGCTTTAGAAGGACCGAACACTTTTTTAAGTGCTTCGATGATCGTTTCTTGCTTTACCGCACCAGTTAGTTTGATGTAGGCGCCAAGCATTACCATGTTGGCAACTTTTGCGTTACCTAGTTCAAGCGCAACTTCGTTTGCTGGAATGTAGTAAGCTGTAACATCGTCACGTGATGTCTTTTGTTCGATGAGCGAACTGTTGATCAGTAGCGATCCTCCAGTTTGAACATCGGTTTCGAACTTTGTAAGTGAAGGCAAGTTCATCACGATAGCGCATGTCGCGTTGTTCGTGATTACTGGAGAGCCGATAAGGCTTTCGCTTACGATTACGTTACAGTTGGCAGTACCGCCACGCATCTCAGGGCCGTATGAAGGCAACCAAGACACTTGCTTTCCTTCGATCATGCCAGCGTATGTCAAAAGCTGACCCATCGACATGATACCTTGTCCACCGAATCCGGACATGATTACTTTTTCATTTAGCATATTACTTTTCCTCCCCTGGTGTTCTGAAGTTGCCTAGTGGATAGTAAGGAATCATGTTCTCTTCTAACCATTTTAGCGAGTCAACAGGGTTAATACCCCAGTTTGTCGGGCAAGTAGAAAGTACTTCTACCATTGAGAAGCCTTTGCCATCAAGCTGATATTGGAAAGCATTTTTGATCGCTTTTTTCGCTTTTCTGATCGCTGCAGGACTGTGAACCGATACACGCTCGATGTAAGCCGCGCCTGGAACTGTCGCAAGCATTTCAGACATTCTAAGAGGCATTCCCATGCCTTCAACCGTACGACCAGCTTGAGCAGTTGTCGCCTTTTGACCGATTAGAGTCGTTGGAGCCATTTGACCGCCTGTCATACCGTAGATCGCATTGTTTACAAAGATCGTAGTGATGTTCTCTGATCTGTGCGCAACGTGTACGATTTCAGCAGTACCGATTGAAGCCAAGTCGCCATCACCTTGGTACGTGAATACGACATTGTTTGGTTTTACTCTTTTGATACCTGTTGCAACTGCAGGAGCTCTACCGTGAGCGGCTTCGTGCATGTCGCAGTTGAAGTAATCGTAAGCAAGAACCGAGCAACCAACTGGAGCTACACCGATTGTATCGCCAAGGACATCAAGTTCTACAAGTACTTCTGCAACTAATTTATGGATAACACCGTGTGTACAGCCAGGGCAGTAATGCGTTTGAACATTTACTAAACCTTCTGATCTTTCATATACCATAGCCATTATTTTGCACCTCCAA
Proteins encoded:
- the glmM gene encoding phosphoglucosamine mutase encodes the protein MSRLFGTDGVRGVANVELTSELAFKLGKYGAYVLSKGKKGARIVIGKDTRVSGYMLEASLMAGIMSAGCDAYLVGVTPTPAIPHLIKHYNADAGVMISASHNPVEFNGIKFFSGNGFKLTDEQEDEIEGLISGAIEYEQEIGGTKVGRRIHHFEANHVYATKVKETVTGDLTGLKIAMDCANGASFEVAPSTLRELGAEVVVINNHPDGLNINKDCGSTHLDKVARLTKEVGADLGLAFDGDADRMLAVDENGEEVDGDKIMVIIAKALAGQGKLKHDTVVSTVMSNMGFDKALESVNLKSVKTQVGDRYVLEAMKEGGYSIGGEQSGHVIMLEYNTTGDGLLSALHLATVLKESGKKMSELASIMTVYPQIMKNTHVPNDEKHKILDRPEIKTEIDAVEKALGNDGRLLIRASGTEPLVRVMLEGSNLEVIRQHCDTLIKVIEDVYK
- a CDS encoding 2-oxoacid:acceptor oxidoreductase family protein, coding for MLNEKVIMSGFGGQGIMSMGQLLTYAGMIEGKQVSWLPSYGPEMRGGTANCNVIVSESLIGSPVITNNATCAIVMNLPSLTKFETDVQTGGSLLINSSLIEQKTSRDDVTAYYIPANEVALELGNAKVANMVMLGAYIKLTGAVKQETIIEALKKVFGPSKAHLLPMNEEALTRGAALVS
- a CDS encoding thiamine pyrophosphate-dependent enzyme, which produces MAMVYERSEGLVNVQTHYCPGCTHGVIHKLVAEVLVELDVLGDTIGVAPVGCSVLAYDYFNCDMHEAAHGRAPAVATGIKRVKPNNVVFTYQGDGDLASIGTAEIVHVAHRSENITTIFVNNAIYGMTGGQMAPTTLIGQKATTAQAGRTVEGMGMPLRMSEMLATVPGAAYIERVSVHSPAAIRKAKKAIKNAFQYQLDGKGFSMVEVLSTCPTNWGINPVDSLKWLEENMIPYYPLGNFRTPGEEK